GGCCTCGGCGCCAAGCCGACGATCGACATGGCGGCGGGCCTCACCGGCAGGGACGAAGCGGAAGCGGTCCTGCCCGCCCTGGCGCAAATCGGCTACCACGACGTTTCGCCTGAGACTGATGACGCGGACTGGTACTACTGCATCGGAAAGACCAGTGGTTCCGGCCGCCATTTCCATCTGCACCTCGTCCGTCACGAGAGCGGGTGCTGGTGCCGACGCATCGCCTTCCGGGACTTCCTGCGTGGCGACGCGGCCGCGGCCGGCGAGTACTTTGAGCTCAAGAAGTCACTCGCGGCGCGCTTCCCGGAAGAGCGGATTAAGTACTGCGTGGCTAAGACCGCGTTCGTCCAGTGGGTCGAGGTACAGGCTGCGGGAGTAGACATTACTCAAATGGTTGAGTCCGACATCGCCGCCATCGCCCGCGCATTCGAGCGCTGGAACAAGACCGTGCAGCAGTATGAGCAGTACTACGTCCAACAGCAGCGTGGCGAACGGGATGTGCTCGTGGCGAAGCTTGCCGGTGCGGTGGTAGGGTATACGACGCTCCTGATTTCCTCCGGGTATCTGCCTTTCCGTGAGCAGCGGATACCGGAGATCGCCGACCTGAACGTCATCGGCGAGCACAGGCGCCGAGGCATCGGTTCAGCGCTCATCTACGCGGCGGAACGGTTGGCGCGGCTGCGCGGATGCTCCGCAGTCGGCATCGGCGTCGAGCAATCGCCTGAGTACGCGCCCGCTAGCCGCCTGTACCCGCAACTCGGCTTTGAGCCTGACGGCTGCGGCATAACAGCTTCCGACAACGAACTCCATCTTCTGATGCCGCTTCGTTGACCTCTCGAGCACGACTTCATCGACCGCCGTTGCCGGAGTCATCATGATCCTCGCGCACGGATTTCTCGGCTGGGGCAAGCAGAAGCCCGCCGCAACTGCCGATTCGAAGGCAGCCACGCCGCCCAGTTCCGGGCAGAACTGACCTCAGGCCGAACGCGACAGCAGAGTAGCTGAGAAACCCGTGTCGCGACGCGGGCTTGGCTTACCTCGCTATTACGACTCTGCGCACGGCTTGTGCTTGATCCTGCGCTTGGGCCTCTTTCACAAAGTACACACCGGGTGCGAGCTGACCGACGTCATTCGCGCCCGGGTTCAGATCCAGCAACCTCCGACCCTCAATGTCGAGCAGGCTTGTGGCCTGCGGCTTGCGGCTTGAGGTTTCCGGCAGGAACAGGACTCCGCGAACGATGGTCGGGCCCGGACTCGGCGTTCCGCGCTCATCGTTCATCGTTTCCTCAACTCCTGCCGGCATGCTGTCCCGCAGGACCGCGACCATCCCTTGTTCCTTGTCGGCGACATAGACCCGGTTCTGCACCGGGTTCCAAGTGAAAGCGCAAGGAGCGGGGGATTCGCCGTTGAGGTGGATTGTGCGAAGCACCTGTTCGGTCGCGCAATCGACAATGGTCACTTCGCCAAGGGATTTGTCGGCGCAGTAGAGCTTGTTGTTAATCCGGTTGTGGCAGAGTGCGACCGCCCCGGGCACCGTGGCAATCGTAGCAGGCACATTGTTGCTCGCGCCGTCAATCACGGTCACCGTGGTGTCGCCGGTGTTTGCGCAGTAGACCTTGTTGTCGGCCGAGTCGCAGGCGAGTGCCGCGGGTGCATATCCCGTGGCGACCGTGGTGATCACAGAGTTGCTGCCGCCGCCAATCACGGTCACCGTATTGTCACCGGCGTTCACGCAATAGACCTTGTCGCTATGCGGGTTCCAGCATAGCCCGCTGGGAATCCCGCCCACGGGAATCGTGGCGATGACGTTGTTGCTCGCACCGTCAATCACGTACGCGCTGTCGGTCGAGGTGCTGACGCAATATACCTTGTTGTCGGTCCGGTTGAAGCCGATGACTTCGGGCCACATCCCCACCACGTCGGTAGCGACCACGTGGTCGTTCGCGCCGTTAATCACGCTCACGGACGAGCTTCCGGAGTTTGCGCAATAGACCTTGTTGCCGGTCGGATTGTAGCAAACGGCCCAGGGATAGTTCCCGACAATCACCGCGGTAATCACCGAGTCGCCCGCGCCGTCAATCACGCTCAGTGTCGTGTCGCCGTAGTTCACGACGTAGACCTTGTTGTTGGTCGAGTTGTAGCAGAGGTCGCGAGGACCGCTTCCGACAGGCACCGTGGCGAGCACGTGGTTGGCCGGGCCGTCGATTATGGTCACCGTGTTGTCGCCGCTGTTGGCGCAGTAGACCTTGTTGTTGATCGAATTGTAGCAGAGCGCGCAAGCCCCGGCTCCGGCCGGAAGCGAATCTTCAAGCCACTGCGCCCGGAGTGTGCCGACAGTCGCTGAACACAGAGTCAGGACAATGAGCAGAGACAGTCTCATGTTGCTTCCTTTCATCAGAGCGGTACCGTTCCAAGAAACGTTAGTGCCCCGGTATGGGGAAGTCAAGGCGGAAGGACAGCCGGAAAACCGCAACAGAGCCGCCAGGAGCGCCGGCGCTACGAACTGCATTCTGACTTCTGGTTTCTGACCTCTGAATTCTGAGCTGTTCAATATCTCCTGCCTGTGCGTCTCATTGACGTCCTTTTCGACCGGTATAGAATTCGCTCGTGTCAATGTCTGCGGTTGATCGCGACGAAAGGAGCGCATGAAAAGAATTCCTGTGGTCATTAGCATGTTTGTTCTCGCCTGCGGCATCCTTGCCGCCGACGAGCAGCCGGGCTTCCGCAATACCAACCTCAAGGTCGTCATTTCCGTGACTGGCGCCGACGAGTATGATCTGGACGCGATTGATTACGACGACCCGACAGTATCTGAGGGCCTGCTCGAATGCCTGAAGAGCGACGGTGCCGCCGACGGCGTCACCTTCACGGAGGCGAACGGCGAGCTACCGCATCTTCGCATTGACGTGGCGTGGTCATACGCGACACAGGGCACGGTACAGATTTCGGCAACCGCGAGTGTCTCAGGACTCGGACGGGGGCACCTTTTCGACGCGAGCAGCGGTCAAGCGCCGTTCACCGATGGTTACGATGCTACCAAGGCCCTGGCCGACGACATCTACCGATGGATTCACCAGGGCTGGACCTACGGCGGGACGCCGCAATCATCCTATGTACCTCCAAGCTACAACTACGGTAGCTCCGAACAACGGTTCGGTGTTTTCGGCGTGGGCTTCTCGCTTGGCCGGGGCGCAGGGCTATTTGCAGGCTATGCCTCTTTCCAGCCCCTTGACCTGCTCGGCATCGAGTTCGACTACGGCACGCAGCCCTGCGCCACGCCGGTCGGGCCGGGGCAGATTACCGTGTGGCCCGCCATGCTCAGCGCCAAGCTGCAGGTCTTTGGCGGCAAGCGCTCGCGGTCGAGCCAGCTCGGCTTCGAGTTGGCGGCCGACCGGGCCGACCAGGCAGGATGGGGCGCGTACGGCGCGTTCCTCATCAGGCTCAGGCCGGCCTCGGGCTTCAATGTGGACTTCAATCTCGGGATGGGTCACTTCTTCAATCAGCCGTTGGCCACTAAGATCTACGAGGAACGCCTGGAGCAGAAGCTCGGCCAGCCGATGACTGACCTCGGTCTGGGGTTCATCGGGCAGATGCCCAACTATCTCGTGGGCGGCATGGGCATCTGCCTCAGCTTCTGACCGCCCGCGCCGACGTCAGAATCAGGTTCGGTTCTACCAGAGCGCCGGCAGTCTTCGACTGGGGACTCAATCGGTGTTTATCTATGTTCGTCTATGGTTTAATATCCAGCCGGGATAGCAATGGATGGAGCAGATCCGAGAGCAGCTCGGGAAGTAATCCTCCGAGCAATCCGGAGAACAACGGTCAGAGCTACCTCGGGACCAACGCCGACGGCAACCCGCAGACTTACTCGGGCCGTAACGCTCCGACCAACCCGGAGAGGAACCCGTGGAGTAACGGGTAGACTAACCGGGAAAGTAAACCGGAGGGGAACCGGTAGACCAACCCGGCAAATTGCGGATGGATTTCCTCGGGGAATTGCGGCGCAGATAACCCTCCGGACAAAGGACGAGGTAACGGTCCGGACAACTTCGCAGACAACTCGAGGGGCAATCCCCCGGGCGAGGGAGGGGACTTTCAGGAAGGCGACCTAGTACTTGATTGTTCAAGAGGTTAGGCTGATTCCTGTGTCCGCGGGCGTGTATCCAAAGAGTAAACTTTCCAGCTGCGCGCCCGGCAAGAACGCAGAGGCGGGCATGCGCCCGCCCCTGTCTTCTGTCTACTGCCTACTGTCTACTACCTGCCGTCTACCTCTGAAGCACCAGCTTCTCGGTCGAGTGGTAGCTGCCGGCTGCGAGTCGGACGAAGTAGATGCCGTTGGCAAGGCTCCGGCCCCGGTCATCGGTGCCGCTCCACGTGATGCTGTACGCGCCGCGCTTCATGCTCGACGCACACAGCGTCCGCACCACGCGGCCGGTGAGGTCATGCACCTGCAACAGCGTCTGGCGTTGAGCGTCCAGTGTGTAGTGGATAGTCACGCTTCGGACAGCGGGAGTCGGGAATGGGGAGTAGAGATGGGTCACGAACGGGCCCTGACTTGGCGAGTACGCCTGCTCGCGCACGCCGGTCTGCAGCTCCGGCTGCCAGAAGCCGATGAGCGCCCAGTAGGATGTCCCGGTGGTCTGCCCGGCCGCAGTCTGGCCTAGGGTCGAGCCGCACTTGTAGCTCGACCCGGCCATGTCCCCGCCGCCGATGCCGTTCACGCACCAGTCGCACTTGTAGGGCTGAGCGAGAGCCAGACCACCACAGAGGGCACAGAGGAGACAGAGAATCCTGATTGTCATGTCGGCTCCTAGCGCTGCGGATTTTCCAGCGGGTGTTCTAGTGGATGCTCCGGCGGATGTTCCAGCATTTGCTTCATCTTCTCGTACTTCGCCCTGCCCGCCGCGGTGCGGAAGTCGATGCCCTGCGTCTTGCCTTCGCGTACGAGCTGGTCCATGCAGCCGGCAAGGAAGTCGTCGTCCAGCATTCTTCCGGCCAGCGGGCCGGTCTTGGGTTGCTCGACCGGCATCATCCGGCGTATCGCCTCGGCCGACACATCCTTCCGCTCGCCCGTCACCTGCCAGAAGATCTTCGTGCCCGCCTTGCCGCCGATCGTGAACTGGTTACCGACCACCTCCTGCGCCACGTAGACATCCGAGCTGCCGACTCCGGTAAGCTGGACACGCGGGTTCCGGTTGAGCGCGTCGAAGTATGCGGGCAGCGTTACGACCGCCCGTCCCGATGCGTCGAGCACCGCCTCCCCATCGTACAGGTTCCGCATCTCCGGTCCCTCGATGAAGTAGTGGTTTAGAATCGTACCGGACGGATCCACCGGGTCGTCGATGGTGAAGCTGCCGCCGGCCTTGGAGATAATGCCGACGCGAGTCTGGTTCGATGCGGTCGTGACCTCGCCGTTGAAGGCGGCGGAATTGCCATGCGCATAGGGCACCTTTGAGGAGCCGTTGGCAGTGAAAGACTCGGATGCGGCCGATGTATCGTAGTCGCCGCCCGCAACTGTGGCATACACGCCTGACGCGCTGTTGGCATACCCGCCGCTGACTGTGGCGCCGGCAGACCCCGCGGCGTTTTCGGCCCCGCCGCCTATCGAGGTGTTGACGTCTGTCGCGTGGTTGGACCGCCCGCCGCTTACCGTGGCGCATGCGTAGGACGCGACGTTGCCGTATCCGCCGACGACTGTCGCGTCGTCGTCCGACGTGGTATTGCTATCACCGCCGCCGATGGAAGACCCTGCACCGGCCGCGTAGTTGCCCGAGCCGCCCAACACCGCTGAGTGGATGCCGACCGCAGTGTTGTTCTGTCCACCGCCGACCACGGCATACCCATGGACGGCCGTGTTGTTTCCACCGCCGCTCACCGTCGAGAACGAACTCTCGGCCGTGTTGTTTCCACCTCCTCCGACCGTCGTGTGGTCGGCAAACGCCCGGTTGGCATACCCGCCGCTGACAACTACGTGCGCGTAATCCGAACCGGATACGCCCGTCGTGCAGGCCACACCGAAGTTGACGTGGCTCTGCCGGTAGGTCCCGTAGAGCATGTTGCTGGCACCACCCCGGGCGATGCCGAGCCGATGTACTGTGTAGAGCACGCTGTCCGGCGTGCCGCGCACCCACGCGCTGTCACCGCCGCCACCGCCGATGCTGTCATTCCTTGGCGCCCACGCGCTCCCGTTCCACTTAAGTACCTGATTGGAAGTCGCGCCCATCTGGTTGAGTTTGGGTGCGGTGACCGCAGCATCCTTGATGTCCGCCGTGTTCACGGTCGTGTCGCGGATGTCGGCCGAGGTAACCGCGCCGTCGAATATCATCGCACCGGTCACCGAATTCGCCTGGTTGGTCCGCACGAAGCCAGTCGTGTCCTTCCCCTGCAGCAGGTCGGAGTTGGCCGACTTGCCGGCAAGGTAGCTGTAGGCACTGCCGACCAGCCGCAGGCGCGGCGACAACTGCGTGCCGCCGGCCACAGCCATGCCGAGATAGAGGTTGCCGGAACTCGGCACGGACTCTATCGGTGCCACCGAACCCAGTAGCGTCGCAAACAACCCGCTGCGCGTGCGGACGGTCTGGGTCTCGTTCCAGAACGATGCGCCGCCGGTCGCAACGGTGTAGAGCCGGAATGTAACCTGATAGGTCGTATCACTCACCGGCGCGCCCAAGGTGTCGGTCAGCTTGCCTTGGTAGGATAGCATCTGCGGAATCGTTATCGACTCCGTTCCGAGTGTCGTAGCTTGAGACTTGTAGCTTGTGGCATGCTTCGGCGCTACCGCCGCGCCACCCGCTGCCAAAGCCACAAGGCACAACCCGGCAACGAGCAATAGTGTCATGGTCTTCATCTGGTCCTCCTAGTGCTGCGGATGTTCTAGCTGCTGCTTCATCTTCTCGTACTTCGCCCTGCCTGCGGCGGTGCGGAAATCGATGCCCTGCGCCTTGCCTTCACGCACGAGCTGGTCCATGCAGCCGGCAAGGAAGTCGTCGTCGAGCATCCGTCCGGCCAACTGACCGGTCTTGGGTTGCTCGACCGGCATCATCCGTCGTGTCGCTTCGGCCGACACGTCCTTCCGCTCGCCGGTCACCTGCCAGAATACCTTGATGCCAGCCCTGCCGCCAATAGTGAACCGGTTGCCGGACACCTCCTGCGCCACGTACACATCCGAGCTGCCCACGCCGGTAAGCTGGACCATCGGGTTGCGGTTGAGCGCATCGAAGTAGTCGGGCAGGGTGACGTCGGCGCGGCCGCTGGCATTGAGGACGACGCTGCCGCGGTAGATGTTGAGCATCTCCGGCCCTTCGATGAAGTAGTGGTTGAGTATCTTGCCCTGCGGGTCGAGCGGGTGGTCAATTGTGAACGAGCCGGACGCCTTGGACAGCACGCCGACGCGAGTCTGGTTCGAGGCCGTCGCGTACTGGCCGTTGAACGCGGCAGAGTTGGTGTAGCTGGAAGGTACGACCGATTGACTGCCGACGGCAAAGCTGTAGTCGGCGGCGGCGATGTTGTAGTAGCCGCCGCCCACGGTGGCGTGTTCGCCGCTGGCGGTGTTGGAGTAGCCACCGCCCACGGTGGCGTACCAGGCGCTGGCGGAGTTGGATTGGCCGCCGCCCACGGTGGCGTACAAGGCGCTGGCGGAGTCGTGGTCGCCGCCGCCCACGGTGGCGACGCCGCCGCTGGCGATGTTGTGGATGCCGCCGCCCACGGTGGCGTAGTTGCCGCTCACGGTGTTGTGGAGGCCGCCGCCCGCGGTGGCGTAGCCGCCGCTGGCCGTGTCATTGGAGCCGCCGTCAGCCGTCGCGTATTGTCCGCTGGCGAGGTTCTGGAGGCCACCGCCCACCGTCGCGTATTGTCCGCTGGCGGTGTTATTGTAGCCGCCACCCACCGTCGCGCAGGATTCGTTGCTGGCGGTGTTGTACACGCCGCCGCCCACCGTCGTGTAACTGCCGCTGGCGGAGTTGTCGAAGCCGCCGCCGACCACGGCAGAAAGGCCGCCGGCGGTGTTTTCAACGCCTCCGCCCAACGTCGCGTAACTGCCGCTGGCGGTGTCGCCGTATCCGCCGCCGACTGTTGCGTACATCGCCTCGGCTCTATCAGTGTAGCCGCCGCCGACCGTCGCGTATTGTCCGCTGGCGGTATTCTGGTAGCCTCCGCCGACGAACGACCACTTGCCGATGGCTTTGTTGTATCCGCCGCCCGCGACCGCCGCGCCGCTATCGCCCGCCGCGTCGCCGGCATGGTTCTGCAGACCAGCGAGCACCCCGCCGTAGTGCGCCTGCGCGGTGTCTCCCAGCCCGCCGGCAACCGTGGCATAGTTGCCGCCGGCGGTGTTGTCGTAGCCGCCGGCCACGGTGCAGTAGGAGTAGTTCTGGCTAGCCGCCCCGGTGGCGCTGGCAGTGCCGAGGTTCACGTGGGTGTACCGATTGGTGCCAATCAGCGTGTCGCCGGCTCCGCCTCGGGCAAGGCCGAGGTTGTGGACGGTCCACAGTATGCTGTCATTCGGCGAAGCCCGGCGCACCCAGGCGTTGTCGCTGGCCCCCGCGCTGTCGTTGCGCGGGGCCCAAGCAGTGCCGGTCCACTTGATGACCTGTCCGGTGGCGGCGCCGGCATGAGCCAGCTTGGCCATCGTGACGTTTGTATCGGCAATCTTGGCTGTCGTCACTGCACTCGTGGCAATTGTCGGATTGGGATAGGTTCCCGTCAGGTCACCGCCCGCACTGCCGCCCGGCGGCACGCCGCTGATGGTGACGTTGCTCGCATTCGTCAGTCTGCCCTTGGCATTGACCGTGAACTGACCGACCTCGGTCGCGCTGCCGTATGTCCCGGCCGTGACGCCGGAGTTGTTCAGCGTTGGGTTCGGGTACGTGCCGGTCAGGACACCACCCGCACTGTCGCCCACGTTGATGAACCGATTATCGCCCCAGGTCGTGTCGAAGCCGACAGTGCCTGAGTCGGTTATAGGATTCGGCGAGCAGACCACGCCGGTGGTCTGGACTACCTTCCTCATAGCCGCGCTGCCCATACTGTCATTCCTCGGTGCCCAGGCACTGCCAGTCCATTTCATCACCTGCCCGCTCGCCGCGCCCATCTGGCCGAGGTCGGCCGCCGCGATGGTGCCGTCGAGTATCTTGGCTGAGGTCACAGCACCCGTGGCGATGGTGGGGTTGGGGTACGTTCCAGTCAGGTCGCCGCCGGCAGCACCGCCCGGCGGCACGCCGGTAATGGTCACGTTAGCCGCGCCGGTCACCTGGCCTTTGTTGTTGACCGTGACCTGGGAAACCTGTGTTGCGCTGCCGTACGTACCGGCTGTGACGCCGGTGGTCG
This DNA window, taken from bacterium, encodes the following:
- a CDS encoding FlgD immunoglobulin-like domain containing protein, translating into MTIRILCLLCALCGGLALAQPYKCDWCVNGIGGGDMAGSSYKCGSTLGQTAAGQTTGTSYWALIGFWQPELQTGVREQAYSPSQGPFVTHLYSPFPTPAVRSVTIHYTLDAQRQTLLQVHDLTGRVVRTLCASSMKRGAYSITWSGTDDRGRSLANGIYFVRLAAGSYHSTEKLVLQR
- a CDS encoding GNAT family N-acetyltransferase, with product MPGPIVIVAPDPCWPQWFNEESVLVRAALGKSLLGLEHVGSTSVPGLGAKPTIDMAAGLTGRDEAEAVLPALAQIGYHDVSPETDDADWYYCIGKTSGSGRHFHLHLVRHESGCWCRRIAFRDFLRGDAAAAGEYFELKKSLAARFPEERIKYCVAKTAFVQWVEVQAAGVDITQMVESDIAAIARAFERWNKTVQQYEQYYVQQQRGERDVLVAKLAGAVVGYTTLLISSGYLPFREQRIPEIADLNVIGEHRRRGIGSALIYAAERLARLRGCSAVGIGVEQSPEYAPASRLYPQLGFEPDGCGITASDNELHLLMPLR
- a CDS encoding YncE family protein, encoding MRLSLLIVLTLCSATVGTLRAQWLEDSLPAGAGACALCYNSINNKVYCANSGDNTVTIIDGPANHVLATVPVGSGPRDLCYNSTNNKVYVVNYGDTTLSVIDGAGDSVITAVIVGNYPWAVCYNPTGNKVYCANSGSSSVSVINGANDHVVATDVVGMWPEVIGFNRTDNKVYCVSTSTDSAYVIDGASNNVIATIPVGGIPSGLCWNPHSDKVYCVNAGDNTVTVIGGGSNSVITTVATGYAPAALACDSADNKVYCANTGDTTVTVIDGASNNVPATIATVPGAVALCHNRINNKLYCADKSLGEVTIVDCATEQVLRTIHLNGESPAPCAFTWNPVQNRVYVADKEQGMVAVLRDSMPAGVEETMNDERGTPSPGPTIVRGVLFLPETSSRKPQATSLLDIEGRRLLDLNPGANDVGQLAPGVYFVKEAQAQDQAQAVRRVVIAR